Genomic segment of Drosophila ananassae strain 14024-0371.13 chromosome 2L, ASM1763931v2, whole genome shotgun sequence:
GCTTCTGTTTACAGTGGATACTGCTTAAGAGGGAAAGccttataatttaaaactgACATTGTTGTCGGACAGATTCTGTCCTTGAGTAGTGGAGCAGTGCTCATTAGTGGTTAGATTTGCAAAGGTTCCTTGGTAACTgacatttaaaattaaatttttatgaaaagtCAGAAATCAATAGGACCAGACCTGTGATAAGTTATGACTTATCCGAACCCATTTCTAATTGCAGCGCGATTTCAAGGGTCTGGCGGTGGCGCGGCTTTACAACAGGATCAACGAGTACCCGAAGGCCATTGAGTATTTGAACAGCTACCTACGTGCGAAGGACGAGGCGGTGGCCCACAAGCTCATTGCCCACTGTTACAAGAACCTTAAAACCCCCGATCTACAGAAGGCTCTGCAGCACTACCAGAGGTGCATCCAGCTGAGTCCCCGCCAGCCGGACGTGATCAAGGAAGCCTGCCAGTTGCTGCTCGACGAGAAGGGCCTGTTCAACGCAGAGCGAGCCAAGTACTGGCTGGACTTAGCTGCCGGAGAGGATCTTTCCGAGAACGAACTGGTCTTCGCCCTGAAGATGCGAGTGGAGCACAGAGAGAGCAACGGAAAAATTGGAGCCACGATAGAGGACGACAACAACTTAGAGTTGTTGATGCACAAAGAGCTGCAGGCTCGTCCTCACGACGTCAACGTGCGGATCAGGCTCCTGAGGAGCTATGTGGAAAAGAAGAACTTGGATCAGGCCTTCAACTATGCCTACAAAgtggagctggaggaggccaCCGGCTGCACCAGTCAATCCAGCCAGTGGTACGAGGTGATATGGATGCTGCTCGCCAAGATGGAACTGGCCAAGGATGTGAAGAAGAACGTGCGTTTCTGGTACCTGGCCCTGCATTGCCTGGACCGACTGATGCAGCTCAGTCTAGAGACCGGCAACTGTCTAGCCGACAGCAGCAGCCAGCTTTTTCGCTTGGATCAGTATCTGTACAAGTTTAACAATGTGCTGGACAGATCCGGCGACCCTTCGCCGAGGGAACTGCAGCAGACCTGCGTGGATCACTACGCGGGTCAGCTACTTCTGCACGCAGTCGCGCTGATTTTCAAGCGGGAGCTCCtgggaaacaaaaacaaatggatGGTTACATTACGAGGAGTGCTGCCTATTCTGTTCCTGGGCTATCAGCTGCGTCCGCCAAAGGATGAGGGACACGAGAACTTGTGGGTCAAGCACTGTGACACCGACCAGAAGAACCTGCTGAGAACTTGGCGCCAGCAGGGCTCTTTCCGCTGTGCTCAGCTGGGTCGCACATTATGGGGCTGCTTGGAACCAGAAACCCAGAAGGAGAACCACAACCCTCAGCAGCCGTCTTACTCTGGGCTCTTCGCCAACACGGAGGACCTTTTCTCGTGTCTGCGCCAGCAGTGTAACGACAAGAACTGGCGCCGTCAGCTCTACCAGCAACTCTTCACCCACGCGGAACACAAGTTGAAGGAGCAATCTTCGCACCTGGTCCGACACCCGCGTCTGCAATCGCCGGTTGCAGAGTGGCCTGACTTGGCCGATATTGAAGGGTACGAGCTTGAAGCCCTGAATTTGCCGCCACATTCTCTAAACATGCATGTCTACCTGGCCTTGGGCTCGGATGCCAACAACTTGGGCGATGCACAACGAGTGGTGTTTTATGAGGGATTCCCCCGAGATGTGAAGCAGAACCTGAGCTACTGCGGCTATGAATCCATTTGCCAGTTGGACGTGGATATCTATCTGTATGCCACGGTGATCCAGACCCAGCGTCGCCTGCAAATCCATCGGGAAACCTACGAGAGCTCCAACCTGGGAAACCGTAGTGCAGGTGCTCGTCCGCTTATGATGCCGTACTCGAATATAGTGGCCCAGCTGGCAGCCCCCGAGCAAAGTCACTGGTGGGATCTTGTGTTGCGGCTGCACCGAAACCAACTAAGCACCGAGGGAAATCGTGCTGAGCAGCGTGCCCAGCTCCAGTTAGGCCTGGAGGCCGTGCGAGGGGTGAATGGGCCGAAGGCCGATGCTATCATAGTTTTCAGGTTAGGAAAGATCCTGCAGTCCCGCGCCGATCGCTCTGCACTGGAGTCGCGCATAGAAACCCTCTATCGGCATGGCTTCACTATGATGCGCcgccagcaacagcagcaactggACCCCTTCACGCGCGTCTTTAAGTATGGATCTCCCGGCTCAACGTTCGCCTGGCAGGAGTTGCAGACCCTGGCAGAGCACGCCGTGTCCTACTTCAGCGGGAAGATGTTCAAAGCCGGCCAGTATGAGCAATTCGTGGACGAAGTGCGCGGCCTGAACCTACCCATGGCCAGCTACCTGCAGGCCGAGGCGTACCGCCAGCTAGAGGACTCTGGGAAGACGCCGCGCGTTTCACGAGCACGGTACTCGGAGCGGCGTCGTGAGTGCCTGCAGCAGACGAACGAACTCCTCCGAAACGATGTGCAGCATCCCCTGAGCTCTGTCATCCAGCGCGAGCTGCGACGGTGCCAGCAGAATCGAAGCTTCCAAGCTGGAGGTGAGGACAGCTTTGGCACACCCGAGTTACACAACAACTCTTCTACTTACGAAGACGCTGAGGATGATTTCTACACGGCGGCCGCAAACCGGTCCCGCCGCCACCTGAACTCCACCACAACTCCAGCGACACCCCAGCAGGTGGTGTTGACCACCGCTCCTCCGAGCCAAGAACTGGAGCAGACTGTCAAGCAGATCAGCAAGTCCCTATGCCTGCTCAAGGATGACGTGAGCGTGGGGCTGGAAGGCATGATGCAGGAGATCAAGAACCTCAATGAGAGATTTAATGGACTGGAGGACCTGCTTAAGAAACTGAAGATTGGCGCCAGAGAAACTCCAACTCGCGATGTTGATCCTGCTGCCGCACTGGGGCTGGACGACTTATTCATCATTGAGGATGCCCTggcggagcagcagcagcagcagaccGCAGTTCATCAAGTTGTCCAGCCGGCTTATGGAGGACCTGCACCCGGCTATTATAATGGGATGCCAAATACTCCGTCTGCACAGGAACGCTTTTTGCAGGGCGCCTACGCCAGCCCAATTTATAACCAGAACCAGATGTACAACTACTATGCCGCGCAAGCTCAGGCTCAGGCTCAGGCTCAGTTTATGCGCACTCCACCAGCTCCGGGAGTCGGGATCCCTCCGACCAACATGTTTGGTAAGTTCATTGTTATTAAGTGTTCGGTTTATAGTGGCCTAATCCCCTAATCTCTTCCGTCAAAGGTCCCCGCAACCAAAACTTTGGGTTGCCAAGCATGTTTCCACCACCGCCCGGTGGACAAGGAGCACCGTACATTGATCCGTTGGCTAATTTCAGTCAACCGCCCCCGAGTCTTCTTCCGCCAGCCCCTCAGCCTGCTCCGGGGCCTGTTCCAGTGCCTACTCCGGTCCCTCTTAATTTAGGGGAATCCAAAGGGGCCCCTGGAGGTGGATTTTTCAACACATCGTCGGCAGCTTTTGCCCAACAAACCAAACCATTGACAACTCCTTCGGTTTCTGCACCTGCCccagctgctcctgctgctctGGCCTCCTTACCGGCTGCCGCTACTGCCCCTCCAGTTTCTGCAGCTCCTCAAGCCGCTCCAGTCACCGCACCGCCAATTTTCAATCGTGCTCTGAACAACCAACCGGTAGAAAAGGAGCCACCAGCCAATGTGGTTATCACCAGCTCGGATCCACTTCCGAAACCGACTGTCACTAGTGTTCAGCCCCCTCTCAGTGTGACCATTCCCGCCCAGCACATTAAACCGAGTCTGGTGCAGGCCGCGGCGGAGCCCCCGCAAGTGCAACTACCAGCAGCCACGGGACCattcaacttcagcttcggaACTAGCGCCACAGAGAGCCCCTTTTCGTTCAAGTCTCAGGTAGCCCAGGCAGCCGCCGAGaagcagaaggagaaggaACTGGAGGAAGCGGATCAGAACAAGAGTGCAGCCAGCGATGCCAACAAAAGTGGAGCAGCAGATAACTCTTTGGCGGAGGACTACGATCCTAGGCCTGACTTCCAGCCCATCATCCCGCTGCCTGACGAGGTGGAGGTAAAAACTGGCGAGGAGGACGAGGAAGTCAAGTTCAGCCACCGCGCCAAGCTCTTCCGTCATGTGGACAAGGAGTGGAAGGAGCGGGGCACCGGGCTCATCAAGATCCTTTATAACAGCAGTACTGGCGTGTCGCGCGTCCTAATGAGACGCGAACAAACCCACAAGATTTGTGCCAACCATACGATTACCGGCGACATGACTATAGCCTATTCCAGTCAGGACAAGGGCAATAAGACTTTAATGTGGGCTGCTAACGACTTTGCTGACGAGCAGCTGACCTTGGAAAAGTTCCTGGTGAGATTCAAGGCGCCAGAAACTGCAGAAGAATTCAGAGTGGCGTTTACCAAAGTCGCGGAGCAAAGTGCCAAATCGAAACCAGTGGAGAAGCCCAAAGAGACCTCAGTGGCTCCAGCagcagcttcagcttcagcttccTCTTCAGTTATTTTCAACCAGCCGAAGAGCTTCGTGACTAGTACGCCGGCGTCCAATCTCTTTAATAAGCCGCAGGATCAGGTCAAGCCCAAGCAGAGCGAACCGAATTCCGCTCCAGAGGTGGCCAAATCTCTGTTTGGCGGCCTCTCATCTCTTTCCAAGGCGCCCCCAACATCCACCCCGTCAACGACAGCCGCCCCCTCTCCGTTTGccaatttcagtttcagtgGGACAACCTCTGGCCTTGGCATAGGAGGGTCGCCCTTCGGCAATCTCTCCTTTGGAAGTGTTTCAGCCGTGGGAACCACTGGCAACTCCACCCTCTTCACAACAGCCCTCGTCAAAGATGACACCCTGCAGCAGCAGCCTCAGcctcagcagcagcaactaaATAAATCGTCTGCTTCCGACGCCGAGGATGAATATGTTCCCACGGCTCAGTTTGCGCCTGTTATTCAGCTGCCAGAGCTGGTGGAGGTGGTCACTGGGGAGGAAAACGA
This window contains:
- the LOC6500340 gene encoding E3 SUMO-protein ligase RanBP2, producing the protein MLSTRKEVDEQVHKLLGKMPPGKERDFKGLAVARLYNRINEYPKAIEYLNSYLRAKDEAVAHKLIAHCYKNLKTPDLQKALQHYQRCIQLSPRQPDVIKEACQLLLDEKGLFNAERAKYWLDLAAGEDLSENELVFALKMRVEHRESNGKIGATIEDDNNLELLMHKELQARPHDVNVRIRLLRSYVEKKNLDQAFNYAYKVELEEATGCTSQSSQWYEVIWMLLAKMELAKDVKKNVRFWYLALHCLDRLMQLSLETGNCLADSSSQLFRLDQYLYKFNNVLDRSGDPSPRELQQTCVDHYAGQLLLHAVALIFKRELLGNKNKWMVTLRGVLPILFLGYQLRPPKDEGHENLWVKHCDTDQKNLLRTWRQQGSFRCAQLGRTLWGCLEPETQKENHNPQQPSYSGLFANTEDLFSCLRQQCNDKNWRRQLYQQLFTHAEHKLKEQSSHLVRHPRLQSPVAEWPDLADIEGYELEALNLPPHSLNMHVYLALGSDANNLGDAQRVVFYEGFPRDVKQNLSYCGYESICQLDVDIYLYATVIQTQRRLQIHRETYESSNLGNRSAGARPLMMPYSNIVAQLAAPEQSHWWDLVLRLHRNQLSTEGNRAEQRAQLQLGLEAVRGVNGPKADAIIVFRLGKILQSRADRSALESRIETLYRHGFTMMRRQQQQQLDPFTRVFKYGSPGSTFAWQELQTLAEHAVSYFSGKMFKAGQYEQFVDEVRGLNLPMASYLQAEAYRQLEDSGKTPRVSRARYSERRRECLQQTNELLRNDVQHPLSSVIQRELRRCQQNRSFQAGGEDSFGTPELHNNSSTYEDAEDDFYTAAANRSRRHLNSTTTPATPQQVVLTTAPPSQELEQTVKQISKSLCLLKDDVSVGLEGMMQEIKNLNERFNGLEDLLKKLKIGARETPTRDVDPAAALGLDDLFIIEDALAEQQQQQTAVHQVVQPAYGGPAPGYYNGMPNTPSAQERFLQGAYASPIYNQNQMYNYYAAQAQAQAQAQFMRTPPAPGVGIPPTNMFGPRNQNFGLPSMFPPPPGGQGAPYIDPLANFSQPPPSLLPPAPQPAPGPVPVPTPVPLNLGESKGAPGGGFFNTSSAAFAQQTKPLTTPSVSAPAPAAPAALASLPAAATAPPVSAAPQAAPVTAPPIFNRALNNQPVEKEPPANVVITSSDPLPKPTVTSVQPPLSVTIPAQHIKPSLVQAAAEPPQVQLPAATGPFNFSFGTSATESPFSFKSQVAQAAAEKQKEKELEEADQNKSAASDANKSGAADNSLAEDYDPRPDFQPIIPLPDEVEVKTGEEDEEVKFSHRAKLFRHVDKEWKERGTGLIKILYNSSTGVSRVLMRREQTHKICANHTITGDMTIAYSSQDKGNKTLMWAANDFADEQLTLEKFLVRFKAPETAEEFRVAFTKVAEQSAKSKPVEKPKETSVAPAAASASASSSVIFNQPKSFVTSTPASNLFNKPQDQVKPKQSEPNSAPEVAKSLFGGLSSLSKAPPTSTPSTTAAPSPFANFSFSGTTSGLGIGGSPFGNLSFGSVSAVGTTGNSTLFTTALVKDDTLQQQPQPQQQQLNKSSASDAEDEYVPTAQFAPVIQLPELVEVVTGEENEEVLFEHRAKLLRFDKEANEWKERGLGNMKVLRDRSDPHQVRLLMRREQVHKLCCNQRLLPDTKFSFALNLKAAVTWAGQDYSEAELTTELMCVRFKTPELCQQFLDAIKEAQDGMGSAKKEEPAKKSEPEKPVKGFGDAFKPKTGSWSCESCYTSNDKDQTKCVACQEPKDKTAQPSGGLEQSGALNLSTSTTGQFSFGFAPNGGKASSGGFTFGSSTASTASPSVAASKTGSGGLTFGSSTASTASPSVAASKTGSGGLTFGSSMVSTASPSVTTPKSTGTLGFGDAFKPKAGSWTCSSCYLSNSAEASKCSACETPKDGTEPKKETLGSGISLPATTTFSFGFSPQPASKDQSSAPEQTPKPASGLLGSATFNFTPSASAPAAPSAGAAQVVAPAASIGSTNFNFSMPKPAQLQPKSPAAAVGNEGEDNEYHEEEENNAYFAPVIPLPDKVDVKTGEEDEEVLYSHRAKLYRLWENSEWKERGLGDVKILRHNKTKKLRVVMRREQVFKICLNHVLNEFTPTYKMKDERSWMFAAHDFSEGESVLDRFTLRFKNAEIAQEFYAAITNAVAGPDGAQVVSEAAEQKECSGCRGCDSDTFLFPKAVGVLENISAEEDASATLPMYQPALKLPPPGFVANTTSPLFKASSLGTPNPAPFTGFGNLSVSEENKPPNSTFLFGSVGKPASATPPFGVKPSSFGSGPEGNVLGSIFGGGTSDSQSSTSDSTKSIFGGVQEKSDTSKSIFGGVPQKSGDSKSIFGNLDQQNSSVDSSKSIFGGVQQKSDEPKLLFGGVQQKSDGSQSIFGGLQQKLEGSKSTFGAGSSVGGSGGFVFGPSGKAPGSIFEQKTNLFSNVAKPTDGEKLNEGEKSNESKEQKDNDKEPGKTPAFTFGGGDMKDKKTPGFADLAAKTGSTFADLAAKSGGTFADLAAKSGTTFADISAKNPGAEAVGFKKAAGGGFYNLTHQNAFKNFQSPHNESGKDAGDGDEDGDATNDDNYDPHYDPIVELPDEIVVTTGEENETKLFGERAKLFRYDSETKQWKERGSGEIKVLEHTELKKFRLLMRQEQIHKLVLNMRISYDMRLDYMNEQKKSFLWAGYNYAVDAEGKMSTEGVCERLAVRFQKLEVADEFLAKVNSCIQRATVLAQEAGEIVNSDEQKE